The following is a genomic window from Arthrobacter sp. NicSoilB4.
TGAACCTCAGCCGGATCGAGTCGCGGCCCACCGGCCAGTACCTCGGCCACTACTTCTTCAGCATCGACGCCGACGGCCACGTGGCAGACGCCCGCGTGGCGGATGCCCTCGCCGGCCTGCACCGGATCAGCCCTGCCACCCGCTTCCTGGGTTCCTACGGCCGCGCCGACGGGCACCGGACTGTTGTGGAGCCCCACACCTCGGACCAGGCATTCCGGGCCGCCCATGCTTGGGTCAAAGACATACTGTCCGGAGCATCTGTGGTGCCGGAATATACGTCCGGGGCTTCGCCCACAGCGTAGACAAATGCCACATCTGGCACTTCCGCGCCTATGAAACTGTGCGTATGCTTGCCTGATCCATATTGGGGAAGTCCTCTACCGAGGGAGCAGGTCATGGCAGGAACCAGCCTTGAAAATGACGGCCAGGGAATGATCGTGAATCCCAAGCCGACCGCTGACAACCAGGACTGGGACGGCGACGACGCCGACCGTGCAGACCGGCTGCGCTTCGAAGAGGAGCAGGCCATGATCCGTGAACAGTCCGAGGCGCGCGCCGCCAAAGCGGCAGCAGAAGCGAAGAAGGCCGCAGCCGCGGACAAAGACGCCGTGGAGAAGTAAGCCACTCCCCGGGGAGCCTGCGCCTAATCCCCCTCCGCACCTTCCTTGACCCGCACAAGCAGCGAGCCGGGGGCAACCTGCACGGTGACCTTCGTGGCAGCACCCGTCGGGTCGCCGTCGACCTGTGTTGGCATCGGCTCTGCGCAACGGATCGTGATCTTGCCGGAGCGGTAATACGTCATCACCGGCAGGTTTCTCTTGTGCTTCAGCACGATTTTCCAGTACATCGCCAACCAGCCGATCGCGCTGCGCGGACTCATCACCACGACGTCGAGCATCCCGTCATCAATCATGGCCTGGGGGATGAAGTCGATGCCGCCGGGGATCAGGCCGCAGTTCGCGAACAGGACGCTGCGGATTTTCCGGCTCTGCTCCGGCTGGTCGTCCAGCGAGATGGACACTTTCTTGCGGCGGCCCGGGAGGTGCCGCACGCCAGCTTCGGTGTAGGCCAGCCATCCCACGGCCTTCTTCAGCCCGTCGTTCGTGTCGCCCACGACCTCCGCGTCCATGCCGATGCCGGCAATGACCAGGAAGGTGTGCTCCGCCGCCTCGTGGGTCCGTGAGTTCTCCACCTTCATCCGCGCTGTGTCGATAAACCGCTGGTGCCCGAACAGGGCGGTCTGGACATTTCCCTGCAGGTCGCCCACATCGAGGTGGATGTTGCGGGCCAGCAGGTTGCCGGTGCCAAGCGGGATCAGGCCCATGGCGATGTCCGTGCCGGCGAGGGCATCCGCAACCACCCGGACTGTGCCGTCACCGCCGCCCACGAGGATGACGTCGGCGCCGTACTCGACGGCGGCCCGCGCCTGCGAAAATCCGGGGTCTTCGGCGGTGGTGTCGAAGAACCGCGGCGGCACCCAGCCGGCCGCGGCGCACGCATTTTCGATCACCGTGCGGGCCTCGTCGGACCGGGATTTGATGGGGTTCATCACCACAGCGACCTTCTGCTGGCCCAGGCCCGGGCTGTGCGTTTCCTCCCACACTGCGCTGCGCGTGTGCTTGGCTTTGAGCTTGCGCACTCCCCACCAGCTGGATACGGCGAACGCCAGGACTCCAGCGATGACGAGGTACAGCAGCCAGTCGCGCATTGTGCTCCAACACTATCCCGCCGGTGGCCGGAGGCCGACTGCCCGACAATTGCCCGGTAATGCTGGATGGATTGGATACTCTTGTCTGGTGATCGACGTAAAAGACCTCAGCGAAAATCCGGATAAGTTCCGGGCCAGCCAGCGCGCCCGCGGCGCCGACGAATCCGTGGTGGACGCGATCATCGCCGCGGACTCGGCCCGGCGTGCCGCCCTGATCCGCTTCGAAAACCTGAGGGCCGAGCAGAATGCCTTCGGCAAGAAGGTGGCGCAGGCCAAGGGCGAGGAAAAGCAGGCGCTGCTGGCCGAGGTCAAGGCCCTCGCGGGCGAGGTCAAGGCCGCCTCCGCCGAGGCCGACGTCGCACAGGCCGCCCACGAGGAACTGCTGCGAGGCATCCCGAACCTCATCGTCGACGGCGTCCCCGAGGGCGGCGAAGACGACTACATCGTGGTCAAGACCGTCGGCACGCCCCGCGAATTCACAGATTTCGAGCCCAAGGACCACCTGGAGATCGGTGAGCTGATCGGCGCCATCGACATGGAACGCGGGGCGAAGGTTTCCGGATCGCGCTTCTACTTCCTGCGCGGCGTTGGCGCCCGGCTGGAGATGGCGCTGCTGCAGATGGCCATGGAGCAGGCCATCGACGCCGGCTTCGTGCCCATGATCACGCCGACGCTGGTGCGCCCGGAAACCATGCAGGGCACCGGTTTCGACGTCAAGCACGACGCCGAGATCTACCGCCTCGCCGAGGATGACCTCTACCTCGTGGGCACGTCCGAGGTGGCCCTCGCCGGCTACCACGCGGACGAGATCCTGGACCTCTCCGCCGGTCCGATCCGCTACGCCGGGCAAAGCTCCTGCTACCGCCGCGAGGCCGGTTCGCACGGCAAGGACACCCGCGGCATCATTCGCGTCCACCAGTTCAACAAGGTGGAAATGTTCATCTACACCACAGTCGAGGAGGCCGCGGCCGAGCACGCCCGGCTGCTGGCCTGGGAAGAGGAGATGCTGGCCAAGTGCGAGCTGCCCTACCGGGTGATTGACACCGCCGCCGGAGACCTCGGCAACTCCGCCGCCCGCAAGTTCGACTGTGAAGCCTGGGTCCCGACGCAGGGCGCCTACCGCGAGCTGACCTCGACCTCGAACTGCACCACCTTCCAGGCGCGCCGGCTGAACATCCGCGAACGTGTGCTGAACGAGGACGGGGCCCCCAAGGGAACCCGGGCCGTCGCCACGCTCAACGGCACCCTGGCCACGACCCGCTGGATCGTTGCCATCCTGGAGCACCATCAGAACCCGGACGGCTCCGTCAGCATCCCGAAGGCACTGCAGAAGTACCTCGGCGGCATGACGGTCTTCCCGGTCATCTGACCTGAAGTCCGGGCCCGTTCCCCTCGCTGCGCCGCGGGGAACGGGCGTCAACAACTGTTCACCCCCGGTTCACCGCGTGCTGTGGCCTGCGTCCTAGCGGCTGTCGGGGGTGTCTGTTCTACTTGTGAGATGACAACATTGACTGAATCCTCAGTCGCCGGCAACGATGACCGGCGAGACAACAACCAGAACCAGCAGAACGCAGCGGCCCACAAGCTGATGGTCGCGCTCGACGTCGACGGCACGCTCGTCGACCACGACGGCCACATGTCAGTGCCCGTCCGCGAAGCCGCGCAGGACGTCGTGGCCGCAGGCCACCACGTCACCATCGCGACCGGCCGGTCACTGAACGCGGCGCTGCCCATCATCGAGCACATCGGCATCGACAACGGCTACGCCGTGTGCTCCAACGGCGGCGTTACGCTGCGCCTGGATTCCAGCCTCAGCGACGGCTACGAGATCGTGCACAAGGCCACGTTCGACCCGGGTCCCGTGCTGCGTGCGCTGCGCCAGCGGCTGCCGTCGGCCAAGTATGCGCTCGAGGACGTGGACGGTAACTTCCTCTCCACCGAGCGCTTCCAGGACATGAGCTTCGGCGTGGAAGCAATCGGCGTCGACTTCCAGACGATGCTGAAAGCCACCGCGGTCCGCGTTGTGGTCTTCAGCGCCGAGAACACGCCCGAGGAGTTCAACACCGCCGTCCGGCACATCGGCCTGGCCGGTGTGACGTACTCGGTGGGCTGGACCGCGTGGCTGGACATCGCCGCCGCCGGCGTCACGAAGGCGAGTGCGCTGGAGCACCTCCGCGGCCGGCTGGACATCGAGGCGCACCGCACGGTCGCCGTCGGCGACGGCCGCAATGATATCGAGATGCTTACGTGGGCGGCCCGCGGCGTTGCTATGGGCCAGGCGCCCGCGGAAGTCATCGCCGCCGCCGACGAGGTCACGCACTCCGTTTTCGACGACGGCGCCGCGCACGTTCTGCGCAGCCTGCTGTTGTAGCAGCGCGGCCCGGCGGAGGTGCCGTCAGCGCACTTCGAGGATGAGGCCCAGCAGCCTCGCCGCGGCGGGACGCGCAGCGTGTTCCTCATTCCACTGGGCCCGCGCCACGGCCTTGCTGACCGCCTGGGTGGTGATGCCGAGCTCCTCGGCCACTGCCTTCTGCTGCCCGCGCACGCCCGGCGTCATAAGGTCCAGCACCCGCCATTCCGCGGGGCTGCGGTCGTGCACGATATGCCCCAGCAGCCGCAACACGGCTTCCGACTCCGCTGCCAGGTCGGCCAGCGGGCCCTCCACGGCCACC
Proteins encoded in this region:
- a CDS encoding HAD family hydrolase, with protein sequence MTTLTESSVAGNDDRRDNNQNQQNAAAHKLMVALDVDGTLVDHDGHMSVPVREAAQDVVAAGHHVTIATGRSLNAALPIIEHIGIDNGYAVCSNGGVTLRLDSSLSDGYEIVHKATFDPGPVLRALRQRLPSAKYALEDVDGNFLSTERFQDMSFGVEAIGVDFQTMLKATAVRVVVFSAENTPEEFNTAVRHIGLAGVTYSVGWTAWLDIAAAGVTKASALEHLRGRLDIEAHRTVAVGDGRNDIEMLTWAARGVAMGQAPAEVIAAADEVTHSVFDDGAAHVLRSLLL
- a CDS encoding diacylglycerol kinase family protein, with the protein product MRDWLLYLVIAGVLAFAVSSWWGVRKLKAKHTRSAVWEETHSPGLGQQKVAVVMNPIKSRSDEARTVIENACAAAGWVPPRFFDTTAEDPGFSQARAAVEYGADVILVGGGDGTVRVVADALAGTDIAMGLIPLGTGNLLARNIHLDVGDLQGNVQTALFGHQRFIDTARMKVENSRTHEAAEHTFLVIAGIGMDAEVVGDTNDGLKKAVGWLAYTEAGVRHLPGRRKKVSISLDDQPEQSRKIRSVLFANCGLIPGGIDFIPQAMIDDGMLDVVVMSPRSAIGWLAMYWKIVLKHKRNLPVMTYYRSGKITIRCAEPMPTQVDGDPTGAATKVTVQVAPGSLLVRVKEGAEGD
- the serS gene encoding serine--tRNA ligase, whose product is MIDVKDLSENPDKFRASQRARGADESVVDAIIAADSARRAALIRFENLRAEQNAFGKKVAQAKGEEKQALLAEVKALAGEVKAASAEADVAQAAHEELLRGIPNLIVDGVPEGGEDDYIVVKTVGTPREFTDFEPKDHLEIGELIGAIDMERGAKVSGSRFYFLRGVGARLEMALLQMAMEQAIDAGFVPMITPTLVRPETMQGTGFDVKHDAEIYRLAEDDLYLVGTSEVALAGYHADEILDLSAGPIRYAGQSSCYRREAGSHGKDTRGIIRVHQFNKVEMFIYTTVEEAAAEHARLLAWEEEMLAKCELPYRVIDTAAGDLGNSAARKFDCEAWVPTQGAYRELTSTSNCTTFQARRLNIRERVLNEDGAPKGTRAVATLNGTLATTRWIVAILEHHQNPDGSVSIPKALQKYLGGMTVFPVI